The following nucleotide sequence is from Apium graveolens cultivar Ventura chromosome 4, ASM990537v1, whole genome shotgun sequence.
gaaaacttgacatataacttttcttttctcaagatttctaaggaaatcctcaaatgctccataTGGTGTTCCTCCgtcttggaatatatcaatatatcatcgataaacactataacgaacttatccaaatattgcttgaacactctgttcataagatccataaatgcggctggcgcgttcgtcaaaccaaacaccattaccaaaaactcatggtgtccatatcttgttcgaaatgccgtcttgggtatatcttccactttaatcttcagctgatgatacccagacctcaaatcaatcttggagaaacaagtagctccttttaactgatcaaacaagtcatcgattcgcggtagagggtacttattgttaatcgtcaatttattcaattcaagataatcaatacacaacctcatacttccatccttcttctttacaaataacacaggtgcaccccacggggatacactcgggcgaataactcctttatccaacaattcttgcaactgtgctgctaattccttcatctctactggcgtcattcgatagggagctttcgatactggttccgttccaggagccaaatcaattgtaaactcaattctctatctggaggtagtccaggtaattcatctggaaacacgtcgagaaaatctcttactaccggaatatcctcaATCTTTACGGATTCTTTCTCTATATctttgacatgagccaaataagcttcgcatccCTGTCATAGCAGTCTTTTTGTTTATATAGCCGTTAaaaacttcttctcttgcctttTCCCCTTGAATAACACTTCAGCACCATCCCTGGtctttaacttcaccttcttgatTTTACACTCTATTTGTGCCTCGTGGTTTGActaccaatccattcctaatataacatcgaattctcctaacttaaaagaaattaagtcagcagaaaagtacCGACCTTATATAACCAAATTGCAATTAGGACAAATCCTATTAGCAAGAATTCTCTCTTGATTTGGTACTTCTATAACCAGATTGGGTTCAAGAGGGCACGCACCACAATTTagtctatcaagaatactttcagaattaaaagatctagttgctccagaatccattaatacttttacttctactgagttaataacaagcatacctgccaccacatccacatcttgcacaacatctttcattgtcatgttgaaggTTCTAACTCTGGGTTGAGTTGTTGGTGCTGGGAGAGGCGGcagtccagcaatcctaagaacattggccttttgaacaggctccttgcagtttctggccatatggcccacctttccataTTTCAAACGGGTTAAGTCGggcttctttgctccatttggGCATTCCgatgagtaatgccctttctggttacacttgaagcAGGTTACATCCAACTTGTTACACCTTCTCGGGTGTTTCTTCCCACAAACTTTGCACActtgaatctgaggtctactatcctttcccggttgtcctgcCTTCTGGAAACGGTTCCACTACACCATATAGGGCCTCTAGCAACACCCTAAAAAAAGTGTAAAAACGGCCAAAAAATGTTACCTAAAGCCAAAAATTGGGCTATCGTTACACTTTTTGAAAATTTCGTGGTGTTGGATTTGCTCGTGCTACAATAGGGGTCTATAATAACAGACTTTGAACCTTTCGTAACATAGATGAAAATGTAACAATAGACCCCCTATGATTACACTTTCAGTATATATGGCTACAAAAGGCAGGTGTAACTGTAGTTCTACTGTAACACCCATAAAGTTATAATAACATCAAAAAATATGTTGCAATAAACTCTTTCGCAACATCATATTTGCTATTATAACACCGgatgataaaataatttaatctTTTGGTAACAGTTTTATATATTATTGTAATATTTCTTTTTTAACACTTCTGTATTTATAGTAACATTTTTTCATGTTTTTACCAACATAAAAATATCTACTAATTACACTTATAACACTAAAAACTTAAATACATATTAAACTGAAGAACTCAAATCCAAAGTTAAAATACAATCCAACAATAAAAAGTTTCAAAGTCAACTAAAATAAACAAAATTTACAAATTCATCCAAAAACCACAACTTTTGACCACATTTCTAATTGAACAAAAATAATCTCAAGTTATAATATCAAATTTATCTTCCAACAAGTTCCTGCCTTGCAACAAACATTTCATGGGCTTTTGCTTGTGTGCTTTCTGCAGCTCCACTATGAGAGGCTCAACTGATTTGAGGCCAGGTTCCATCATTGCAATTTTGTCCTTAAGACTCCTTACTTGATGTTCTATTCTATGGCTCCCATATGAAAATGCAGCATATGCAGCTCAAAATTAACCTGTACCTGCATCACAGCCAAATTGGTCCCTGGGCATGATGTACTGTGAATCAATCGATAACTTAGGCccaaacaaatatgtcctaaaaCCTTTTATCTACCTTTTATCTATCTTCAGACATGATAATCCTTAATAATCTTTGCAAGTGCAATCATATTAAGTTGTTTTTTCCCCACCTAGTTTCGAAGTTCTAATATTTCAAGGAGTAAAGAGTAGCTCACCAAGGATTAATCGTGCTAGCGCTATCATCTTGTTGGCCATTCTGGTTAATCATCAGTACAACATAAATTTCATGAAAATTTACGAAGAATTGTGATTACAATTTTTACATTATCTGATAATTTTGATTCTATTAATCTCAAGTATATAGAAAAGAAAAGCTATCAAAATAATGAATCACTGAGGCCAGATACAGTAACTATTTATGTCACTCCTTTTCTTACGGGAGCATTATTTAACTATGTTGTTAAGAAAGACAGACAATATGGTGCAAATCTGTAGTGGTGCTAATTTATTTGtttagaaaaataaaagaaattacCCCGGAAGCAAAAGTCTTGGCATCTTGTTCTTCATGTAATAAAGATCCTGGCATAGTATTACTGCACGTTCGGACTCTGTAAGAAGACACAAACCACAATAAATTAAAAGGCAGCATTGCTTTGATCCTATACTCTTCGAGATTGAATTTTTCAGTATACATTTATTTATCGACTACAAGGAACAAAAATATCTGTCACATAAACTTTACGGAGATATTACCCAGCATCGGAGTAAATTCCCAGTTTCAGACCTTTTCTATGAACATAATCTGCAAGTGCTTTCATTCCGGATGGAGACGTTGAGCGTCTAGGCACCATATTTCCCTGTCAAACCCAAATTAGCGACTAATTCAGTACCACATTAATTATCATAACAATTATAACTAATAATCATGATTAGCAAACTGAGAAAGCTGGGATACATGGGAATCTCTATTAAGCTCAGCCCAGCAATGATCTGACATACAACAAAGTCAGATTTAAAATTATGCATACATAATTAAAAGAACAAGATAGTGTCACATGTTAAGATTATATGTAATTCCAAACTCTGATTGTCTTGTCCTTACCAAGATTTACATATTTGTACCCTGCTGTAGCAAGTCCAGTTGATACCATTGCATCAGCTATCATTATAAAACCATAATTACATTAATTAATCGCTACAAGAATCGTAAAATGATTAGTTTAAGTACTTGCGGGTTTTTAAAGGTAGCATTAATTGGTGTGTGAAGATATACGAGCGTACCTCAAAGCCTTTAA
It contains:
- the LOC141717940 gene encoding alpha-galactosidase-like isoform X3, yielding MIADAMVSTGLATAGYKYVNLDHCWAELNRDSHGNMVPRRSTSPSGMKALADYVHRKGLKLGIYSDAGVRTCSNTMPGSLLHEEQDAKTFASGVQVNFELHMLHFHMGAIE
- the LOC141717940 gene encoding alpha-galactosidase-like isoform X2, with amino-acid sequence MVSTGLATAGYKYVNLDHCWAELNRDSHGNMVPRRSTSPSGMKALADYVHRKGLKLGIYSDAGVRTCSNTMPGSLLHEEQDAKTFASGNGQQDDSASTINPWYRLILSCICCIFIWEP
- the LOC141717940 gene encoding alpha-galactosidase-like isoform X4; this encodes MIADAMVSTGLATAGYKYVNLDHCWAELNRDSHGNMVPRRSTSPSGMKALADYVHRKESERAVILCQDLYYMKNKMPRLLLPGYRLILSCICCIFIWEP
- the LOC141717940 gene encoding alpha-galactosidase-like isoform X1, giving the protein MIADAMVSTGLATAGYKYVNLDHCWAELNRDSHGNMVPRRSTSPSGMKALADYVHRKGLKLGIYSDAGVRTCSNTMPGSLLHEEQDAKTFASGNGQQDDSASTINPWYRLILSCICCIFIWEP
- the LOC141717940 gene encoding alpha-galactosidase-like isoform X5; this translates as MIADAMVSTGLATAGYKYVNLDHCWAELNRDSHGNMVPRRSTSPSGMKALADYVHRKESERAVILCQDLYYMKNKMPRLLLPGMANKMIALARLILGTG